One stretch of Tribolium castaneum strain GA2 chromosome 5, icTriCast1.1, whole genome shotgun sequence DNA includes these proteins:
- the LOC662509 gene encoding probable multidrug resistance-associated protein lethal(2)03659, with protein sequence MESTEKTIDGCKKKTHPHKKANIISKLFFCWPLPLFVKGFRKDLTEDDLYGTLKAHKSNLLGDKLEKKWIKETNNHRNPSLWRVLFQVYGLETILYGVVLLIQELIVKMAHPMLIGGLMAYYDPNQVEITKQMAYLYSAGIIGISFLNIMIMHSYFFGLQQLGMKIRVSCCSLLYRKALRLSKSSLIDTTIGQTVNLMSNDVNRFDFLIMHIHHLVIAPLEALVVIYLLYTTVHPAALAGAGLMVIFVPLQLYLGKRTSFYRYRTAIKTDQRVRLMNEIITGIQVIKMYTWEKPFAKLVEMARKLEIHQIRASSYLKAINVSFIIFLNRTSIYLCILTYVLTGNSLNAGYVYVVTSYYGILRQSLTMFLPRGITLLAETNVSVKRIQKFLSYDEIKPQVNHPDPEKPIGVYMEDISVRWSPTTPDFTLSGVNFSVGPQHLVGVVGPVGSGKTTLLHVILKEIALAKGNLEISGRISYAAQEPWLFAASIRQNILFGEKMDREKYQQVVKVCALERDFSMFPYGDHTIVGERGVMLSGGQKARINLARAVYKDADIYLLDDPLSAVDTHVGKRLFEDCISGYLREKCTVLVTHQLQYLRNVDRIYLLEGGAITASGTFSELQNSDSEFVKLLEKLVTDEDKHDKQEETSQKLKAFKSFDKEKPSEVKEHRSVGTLSKRIYFCYLKAAGNYCLSVCILLLFVFAQMAASGTDVFVTFWVNLEQDRSSNVTNVVSAFFTPDNCIYIHSSFIVFLIVVTITRSLSFFKVCMRASRNLHNNMFLSIVHATMRFFNTNPSGRILNRFSKDMGSIDETLPQSITDTLQVGLNVFSITIVLSTINPWIIIPTVIIFAVFYMFKVIFLATSRNLKRMEGTTRSPVFSHLSQSLQGLSTIRAFNAQETLRLEFDNHQDLHSSTYHMFIATSRTFAFWLDINCILYISIVILSFLFIGVESYGGNVGLAITQSITLTGMLQWGMRQWSELENQMTSVERVIEYTELEQESDEKRKNVPETWPTSGRIEFQSVFMQYSPDDPFVLKNLTFVINSKEKIGIVGRTGAGKSSIISALFRLVPTEGNIIIDGVDINEISLHCLRSNISIIPQEPILFSGTLRKNLDPFDEYSDEQLWKALDEVKLKALVSEQPSGLASNVSEGGSNFSVGQRQLLCLARAVIRNNVILVLDEATANVDPQTDELIQNTIRRKFKECTVLTIAHRLHTVMDSDKILVMSGGRAVEFDEPYSLLQKTDGVFYGLVQQTGKGMAENLMNIANKNREYTTETDS encoded by the exons ATGGAAAGCACCGAAAAAACCATCGATGGGTGCAAGAAGAAGACACACCCGCACAAAAAAGCCAacattatttcaaaactattcTTCTG CTGGCCCTTGCCATTGTTCGTCAAAGGCTTCAGGAAAGACCTCACCGAGGACGACCTATACGGCACTTTGAAAGCACACAAGTCCAACCTTTTGGGCGACAAACTCGAAAAGAAATGGATCAAGGAGACGAATAATCACAGAAACCCGTCCTTGTGGCGAGTTTTATTCCAAGTGTATGGGCTTGAAACCATACTCTATGGAGTTGTTTTACTCATCCAGGAATTAATCGTAAA AATGGCTCATCCGATGCTAATAGGCGGGCTTATGGCCTATTACGACCCCAACCAAGTGGAGATCACCAAACAGATGGCCTATTTGTACTCTGCTGGGATCATTGGAATATCATTCTTGAACATAATGATCATGCATTCGTATTTCTTTGGCTTGCAACAGCTCGGGATGAAAATCCGGGTCTCTTGCTGTTCCCTCCTTTACCGGAAGGCTCTCAGACTGAGTAAAAGCAGTCTGATTGATACAACAATAGGACAGACTGTTAATCTCATGTCCAATGATGTGAACCGGTTCGATTTCCTGATAATGCACATACACCACTTGGTGATAGCACCACTGGAAGCCCTGGTTGTGATTTACCTGCTCTACACCACTGTCCATCCGGCAGCGCTTGCAGGAGCGGGCCTTATGGTCATTTTTGTGCCTTTGCAAC TGTATTTGGGCAAACGCACGTCCTTCTACCGGTACAGAACGGCGATAAAAACCGACCAAAGAGTGAGACTTATGAACGAAATCATCACCGGAATACAAGTCATCAAAATGTACACGTGGGAAAAACCGTTCGCCAAACTGGTCGAAATGGCCCGAAA ATTGGAAATCCACCAAATCCGGGCCAGCTCCTACCTCAAAGCGATCAACGTCTCATTTATCATTTTCCTGAACCGGACTTCCATCTACCTCTGCATTCTAACATACGTTCTGACCGGTAACTCGCTAAATGCCGGTTACGTCTACGTTGTTACGTCCTACTACGGCATTTTGCGACAATCCCTGACCATGTTTCTGCCCCGAGGGATCACACTTCTGGCCGAAACCAACGTTTCGGTGAAACGAATCCAGAAATTCCTGTCGTACGATGAGATCAAGCCCCAGGTGAATCACCCAGACCCCGAGAAACCCATCGGCGTTTACATGGAGGACATCAGCGTCAGATGGTCACCAACCACACCGGACTTCACCCTCAGCGGAGTCAACTTCAGTGTGGGTCCCCAGCATCTGGTGGGTGTCGTGGGGCCTGTGGGGAGTGGCAAAACCACCCTCTTGCACGTTATCCTGAAGGAAATCGCTTTGGCGAAGGGCAATCTGGAGATAAGTGGTCGCATCTCGTATGCTGCGCAGGAACCGTGGCTTTTCGCAGCCAGTATCCGGCAGAACATCCTTTTCGGCGAGAAAATGGACCGGGAGAAGTACCAACAAGTGGTGAAAGTGTGCGCGCTGGAGCGGGACTTTTCCATGTTTCCTTACGGGGACCACACGATTGTGGGGGAGCGTGGTGTTATGTTAAGTGGCGGCCAGAAGGCGCGGATCAATTTGGCGAGGGCGGTTTACAAAGACGCTGATATTTACCTGCTTGATGATCCGCTCTCGGCGGTGGACACGCACGTGGGGAAGAGGCTCTTCGAGGATTGCATCTCGGGTTATCTAAGGGAGAAGTGCACGGTTTTGGTCACACACCAGCTGCAGTACCTCCGCAATGTGGACAGGATCTACTTGCTTGAAGGCGGTGCCATCACAGCGAGTGGCACCTTCTCAGAATTGCAAAACTCCGACTCAGAGTTCGTCAAGTTGTTGGAGAAGCTGGTCACTGATGAAGACAAGCACGACAAGCAGGAGGAAACCAGCCAGAAGCTCAAAGCTTTCAAAAGCTTCGATAAGGAGAAGCCGAGCGAAGTTAAGGAGCACCGCAGTGTTGGCACCCTCTCGAAGCGAATCtacttttgttacttgaaAGCAGCGGGGAATTACTGCTTGTCGGTGTGCATTTTGTTGTTGTTCGTTTTCGCGCAAATGGCGGCAAGTGGGACGGATGTGTTCGTCACGTTTTGGGTCAATCTGGAGCAGGACAGGTCGAGCAACGTGACGAATGTGGTTTCTGCGTTTTTTACACCCGATAACTGCATTTATATACACTCTTCGTTTATAGTTTTTCTCATTGTTGTAACTATAACGCGCTCTTTAAGCTTCTTCAAAGTGTGCATGAGGGCTTCCAGAAATTTGCATAATAACATGTTTTTGAGCATTGTGCATGCGACGATGAGGTTTTTCAATACTAATCCCTCGGGAAGGATTTTGAACAGGTTTTCCAAGGATATGGGGTCCATTGACGAGACGCTTCCACAGTCAATTACCGACACTTTACAG GTCGGTTTGAACGTGTTTTCGATCACAATCGTCTTGTCGACAATCAATCCATGGATTATCATCCCGACTGTCATCATTTTCGCGGTGTTTTACATGtttaaagtcatatttttggCCACAAGCAGGAACTTAAAGCGAATGGAAGGAACAA ctCGAAGTCCGGTTTTCTCTCACCTATCTCAATCACTACAAGGCCTGTCAACAATCCGAGCTTTCAACGCCCAAGAAACCCTTCGATTAGAATTCGACAATCACCAAGACCTTCACAGCTCCACATATCACATGTTTATCGCCACCAGTCGAACATTTGCATTTTGGTTGGACATCAACTGCATTTTGTACATCAGTATCGTAATCCTTAGTTTTCTCTTCATCGGTGTTG aGTCATACGGTGGAAACGTCGGTTTGGCAATAACCCAATCAATCACACTGACCGGAATGTTGCAATGGGGCATGAGACAGTGGAGCGAGCTCGAAAACCAAATGACTTCGGTGGAACGAGTGATCGAATACACCGAACTTGAGCAAGAATCGGacgaaaaacgcaaaaacgTGCCCGAAACCTGGCCCACAAGTGGAAGAATTGAGTTCCAATCAGTCTTCATGCAGTACTCTCCTGACGATccctttgttttgaaaaacctGACTTTTGTGATCAATTCGAAGGAAAAAATCGGGATTGTTGGGCGAACAGGAGCTGGAAAATCGTCCATCATTTCGGCCCTTTTCCGCCTGGTGCCCACCGAAGGCAATATAATAATCGACGGTGTGGACATTAACGAAATCTCCTTGCACTGCTTGAGGTCCAACATCTCGATCATCCCGCAGGAACCGATCCTTTTTTCGGGGACTTTGCGCAAGAATCTGGACCCCTTCGACGAATACAGTGACGAACAGCTTTGGAAAGCTCTAGACGAGGTTAAGTTGAAAGCCCTCGTTTCGGAACAACCCTCAGGATTGGCGAGCAATGTGTCGGAAGGCGGGTCGAATTTCAGTGTGGGCCAGAGACAGTTGCTTTGCCTTGCCAGAGCGGTTATTCGGAATAACGTCATTCTGGTGCTGGACGAAGCCACGGCGAACGTCGACCCACAAACCGACGAACTGATCCAGAACACGATCAGGAGGAAGTTCAAGGAATGCACCGTCTTGACCATCGCACACAGACTTCATACGGTGATGGATTCGGACAAGATTTTGGTCATGAGTGGAGGACGAGCTGTAGAATTTGATGAGCCGTACTCTCTTTTGCAGAAAACGGACGGAGTGTTTTACGGATTGGTGCAGCAAACGGGGAAAGGAATGGCCGAGAATTTGATGAATATTGCAAACAAG AATAGAGAATACACCACAGAAACGGAttcataa